The following are encoded together in the Pleurocapsa sp. FMAR1 genome:
- a CDS encoding methyltransferase domain-containing protein, which produces MWNPEDYAKNSDAQLKWAQELKKNIDLQNYKSILDVGCGDGKITADFAATVPQSKVIGTDSSPEMIAYAAKKYPTSQYPNLTFDCVDARSLLFKQEFDLIFSNAALHWVDNHQAFFKGANSALRDGGKLIISCGGKGNAAEVLQVFAELTTSDSWSAYFNDFHNPYYFYGLQDYQIWLEKSGFKIERLELVPKDMTHKGKEGLAGWIRTTWMPFTKCVPEDKRDDFIAQFVDYFLAQNPLDSQGLAHVSMVRLEVDASIAKN; this is translated from the coding sequence ATGTGGAATCCAGAAGATTACGCTAAAAACTCAGATGCACAATTGAAATGGGCGCAAGAGTTAAAAAAGAACATCGATCTACAAAATTATAAATCCATTTTAGATGTAGGCTGTGGTGATGGAAAAATTACGGCTGACTTTGCTGCAACCGTACCACAAAGCAAAGTGATAGGAACAGATAGCTCTCCTGAGATGATTGCTTATGCTGCTAAGAAATATCCTACCAGTCAATATCCTAATCTTACCTTTGATTGTGTGGATGCGCGATCGCTTTTATTTAAGCAGGAATTCGATCTCATCTTTTCTAATGCTGCCCTGCACTGGGTAGACAATCACCAAGCATTTTTCAAGGGGGCAAATTCGGCTTTGCGAGATGGTGGAAAATTAATTATTTCCTGTGGAGGAAAAGGAAATGCTGCTGAGGTTTTGCAAGTTTTTGCAGAATTGACAACTTCTGATAGCTGGAGTGCTTACTTTAATGATTTCCACAATCCTTATTACTTTTATGGACTTCAAGATTATCAGATCTGGTTAGAAAAATCTGGCTTTAAGATCGAGCGTTTAGAATTAGTACCAAAAGACATGACTCACAAAGGCAAAGAGGGGTTAGCAGGTTGGATACGCACAACCTGGATGCCTTTTACTAAATGCGTACCAGAAGATAAGCGCGATGATTTTATTGCTCAGTTTGTAGATTATTTTCTAGCCCAAAATCCTCTAGACTCTCAGGGACTTGCCCATGTTTCCATGGTTAGGTTAGAAGTTGATGCTAGTATAGCTAAAAATTAA
- a CDS encoding prepilin peptidase, which translates to METLVTVIAFSLAFTFGACIGSFLNVVIYRIPAGISLIHPPSRCPRCLHQLGVSENVPVFGWLWLRGRCRWCKTKISSRYPIIEASTGLIFALVFWRFGYSIETVGYCAFLAWLLALSLIDLDTMTLPAPLTKSGLVLGLVFQGILGWHLAQGRGVANQLMFGVGGATTGIWLLEIIALLGTIMLGQQAMGDGDGKLIATIGAWIGWKYVLVSSFIACGVGSIIGGGAIALGIISKKQPMPFGPFLALGGALSLFFGEAIINAYVNAFFNF; encoded by the coding sequence ATGGAAACGCTGGTTACAGTAATCGCATTTAGTCTTGCTTTTACTTTTGGTGCCTGTATTGGCAGTTTCCTAAATGTAGTTATCTACCGTATTCCTGCTGGAATATCTTTAATACATCCCCCTTCCCGCTGTCCTCGTTGTCTTCATCAGCTAGGTGTGAGCGAAAATGTTCCCGTATTTGGCTGGTTATGGCTTCGGGGGCGTTGTCGGTGGTGTAAAACTAAAATTTCTAGCCGTTATCCAATTATCGAAGCCTCCACAGGATTAATCTTTGCTTTGGTTTTCTGGCGATTTGGCTACAGCATTGAAACCGTTGGCTATTGTGCTTTTTTGGCTTGGCTACTGGCTTTATCTTTGATTGATTTAGACACCATGACTTTACCTGCCCCCTTAACTAAATCGGGTTTAGTTTTGGGGTTAGTATTTCAAGGGATTTTAGGCTGGCATCTGGCACAAGGGCGGGGAGTCGCTAATCAACTAATGTTTGGGGTTGGTGGCGCGACTACAGGTATCTGGTTACTCGAAATTATTGCTTTGTTGGGTACAATCATGCTGGGACAACAGGCAATGGGTGACGGGGATGGAAAGCTAATAGCAACTATTGGGGCTTGGATTGGCTGGAAGTATGTTTTAGTCTCTAGCTTTATCGCCTGTGGAGTTGGTTCAATTATTGGCGGTGGCGCGATCGCTTTAGGTATTATTAGCAAGAAACAACCCATGCCTTTTGGTCCTTTTTTAGCTTTGGGTGGTGCCTTAAGTCTCTTTTTTGGCGAGGCAATTATTAATGCTTACGTTAATGCTTTTTTTAATTTTTAG
- a CDS encoding aminopeptidase P family protein, with protein MNQFLMDTNNLVTILKQRRVKLGQLIQHPVILWSSSPISRNFFANKYPFRASSHFLYFAGLSLADAAIRIEGGKLELFMDNNSPSQAIWHGAMPQREEIGAMIGADLVYPLAELANKTKAAATIAVQEQITYQQQCKLLNRPLALSDRASGIDLELARAIIKLRSHHDTLALQELRYSAAVSIQAHKAGIQATRHSSTEAEIRGAMERVIIAHNMSCAYNSIVTVHGEVLHNESYHNKLQPGDLILADVGAQTPNGWAADITRTWASGKFSSTQRDIYEIVLAAHDRCIAKMFPDVEYQDIHLLAAEIIAEGLVSLGILKGNPQDLVDIDAHALFFPHGVGHLLGLDVHDMEDLGDLAGYAAGRERSDRFGLGYLRLNRPLESGMLVTIEPGFYQVPAILNHSDFRTKYQDVVDWERLAQFSDVRGIRIEDDVLVTDSGSEVLTADLPTKVEDIEDLLL; from the coding sequence ATGAATCAGTTTTTGATGGATACGAACAATTTAGTTACAATCTTAAAACAAAGAAGAGTTAAATTAGGGCAACTGATTCAACATCCAGTTATTTTATGGTCTAGTAGCCCTATCAGTCGCAACTTTTTTGCCAATAAATATCCTTTTCGCGCCAGCAGCCACTTTTTGTACTTTGCGGGATTATCCTTAGCTGATGCTGCTATCCGCATAGAAGGCGGCAAACTAGAGCTATTTATGGATAATAATTCACCTTCTCAAGCAATCTGGCATGGTGCAATGCCTCAAAGGGAAGAAATAGGCGCAATGATTGGTGCAGATCTAGTTTATCCTTTAGCCGAGTTAGCTAACAAAACAAAAGCTGCTGCAACTATAGCCGTACAGGAGCAAATTACTTACCAGCAGCAGTGTAAACTATTAAATCGTCCCTTAGCACTATCCGATCGCGCTTCAGGAATTGATTTAGAATTAGCACGAGCTATAATTAAATTGCGATCGCATCACGACACTTTAGCATTACAGGAATTACGATACTCTGCTGCTGTATCAATCCAAGCACACAAAGCAGGAATTCAAGCCACCAGACATTCTTCTACTGAGGCAGAGATACGAGGGGCAATGGAAAGAGTAATTATTGCCCACAATATGAGTTGCGCTTATAACAGCATTGTTACCGTGCATGGAGAAGTTTTACATAACGAGTCCTATCACAATAAGCTACAGCCAGGAGATCTGATCTTAGCCGATGTCGGTGCCCAAACCCCTAATGGCTGGGCAGCAGATATTACCCGTACCTGGGCATCAGGCAAGTTTTCTAGCACCCAAAGAGATATTTATGAAATAGTTTTAGCTGCACACGATCGCTGTATTGCTAAAATGTTTCCTGACGTGGAGTATCAGGATATTCATTTACTAGCTGCTGAAATAATTGCCGAAGGCTTGGTAAGTTTGGGCATCTTGAAAGGCAACCCTCAAGATTTAGTAGACATTGATGCTCATGCTCTATTTTTCCCTCACGGTGTCGGACATTTACTAGGTTTAGATGTTCATGACATGGAAGACTTAGGAGACTTGGCGGGATATGCAGCAGGGAGAGAAAGGAGCGATCGCTTTGGGCTAGGCTATCTTAGATTAAATCGCCCCTTAGAATCAGGGATGTTAGTCACTATTGAACCAGGTTTTTATCAAGTTCCTGCTATTTTGAATCATTCTGATTTTCGTACCAAATATCAAGATGTAGTTGACTGGGAACGTTTGGCACAGTTTAGTGATGTAAGAGGTATCCGCATTGAAGATGATGTTTTGGTAACTGATTCTGGTTCAGAAGTTTTAACTGCGGATTTGCCAACTAAGGTAGAAGATATTGAGGATTTGCTCCTATAA
- a CDS encoding DUF6887 family protein: MSKSQLKKHLLDNRHDKEALRELKSRPKQNVITISANTSVEEQERILKQVIEEYE, encoded by the coding sequence ATGTCTAAAAGTCAGCTAAAAAAACATCTTTTGGATAATCGACATGACAAAGAAGCTTTAAGAGAACTTAAATCAAGACCAAAACAAAATGTAATTACTATTTCAGCAAATACGTCAGTTGAAGAACAAGAACGTATCTTGAAACAAGTCATTGAAGAATATGAATAA